A region of Streptomyces deccanensis DNA encodes the following proteins:
- a CDS encoding GDSL-type esterase/lipase family protein, translated as MRSTRHSPSRHLPLLGLLAALLLFGPAFTPVASAAGTAAAPVRVMPLGDSITGSPGCWRAALWNRLQSAGHTDIDFVGTLGPQGCGVAHDGDNEGHGGELVTQVADQNLLPGRLAATRPDIVVMHFGTNDVWSSISPDRILAAYTTLVGQMRASHPRMRILVAQLIPMNPASCTGCAQRVVDFNARVPEWARATSTADSPVTVVDQWTGFNTATDTYDGVHPNAAGDEKIAARWFPALDAVLDAGVPGDPGDPGGPGDPGGGRPTCSAVFRATNVWQGGYQGEVTVTNTSAATVSGWTVTVAPAAGARLTQVWNGTSTTAADGTTTVTDAAWNGTLAPGASTTFGFVATTSSTAGTPSATVGCTARTAS; from the coding sequence ATGCGCAGCACCCGCCACTCCCCCTCACGGCATCTGCCGCTTCTCGGCCTGCTGGCCGCTCTGCTCCTCTTCGGACCGGCTTTCACGCCGGTCGCCTCCGCGGCCGGGACGGCCGCCGCTCCCGTACGCGTCATGCCGCTCGGCGACTCGATCACCGGCTCGCCCGGCTGCTGGCGGGCCGCGCTCTGGAACCGCCTGCAGAGCGCCGGCCACACGGACATCGACTTCGTCGGCACGCTCGGCCCGCAGGGCTGCGGGGTCGCCCACGACGGCGACAACGAGGGCCACGGCGGCGAGTTGGTGACCCAGGTCGCCGACCAGAACCTGCTGCCGGGCCGACTGGCCGCCACCCGTCCGGACATCGTTGTCATGCACTTCGGCACGAACGACGTGTGGAGCAGCATCTCCCCCGACCGCATCCTCGCCGCGTACACCACGCTGGTCGGGCAGATGCGGGCGTCCCATCCGCGCATGCGGATCCTCGTCGCGCAGCTCATCCCCATGAACCCCGCCAGTTGCACGGGCTGCGCGCAGCGCGTCGTCGACTTCAACGCGCGGGTCCCCGAGTGGGCGCGCGCCACGAGCACCGCCGACTCACCCGTGACCGTGGTGGACCAGTGGACGGGGTTCAACACGGCGACCGACACCTACGACGGCGTGCATCCCAACGCGGCCGGCGACGAGAAGATCGCCGCCCGCTGGTTCCCGGCGCTGGACGCGGTGCTGGACGCGGGGGTGCCGGGTGATCCCGGGGACCCGGGCGGCCCCGGCGACCCGGGTGGCGGTCGGCCCACCTGCTCCGCGGTCTTCCGGGCCACCAACGTCTGGCAGGGCGGCTACCAGGGCGAGGTGACCGTGACCAACACGTCCGCGGCGACCGTGTCGGGGTGGACCGTGACCGTCGCACCGGCCGCCGGGGCCCGGCTCACCCAGGTCTGGAACGGGACCTCGACCACGGCGGCCGACGGCACGACCACGGTGACCGACGCCGCGTGGAACGGCACGCTCGCGCCGGGCGCGAGCACCACGTTCGGGTTCGTCGCGACGACGTCCTCGACGGCCGGGACGCCGTCGGCGACGGTCGGCTGCACGGCACGAACGGCTTCGTAG
- a CDS encoding cellulase family glycosylhydrolase has protein sequence MLLPLFVLGAPAQAAQTAQTASAAPAGFRVENGRLLERSGNDFVMRGVNHAHTWYPNQIGALAHIKAKGANTVRVVLASGDRWARNDTADVANVVAQCKRNRLICVLEVHDTTGYGEQSGAVTLARAADYWIGVQSALTGQEDHVIVNIGNEPYGNNNYAGWTADTKAAIQKLRAAGFRHTLMVDAPNWGQDWAFTMRDNAASVFAADPDANTVFSIHMYGVFDTAAEVSDYLNRFVAAKLPLVIGEFGHDHSDGNPDEDAILATAQRLGLGYLGWSWSGNGGGVEYLDMVTGFDPNQLTAWGRRLFNGANGIAATSKEAAIYSASGGDTTPPTAPGTPTASGVTSTSATLTWAAATDATGVTGYDVVRVNGTAESAATTTTGTSTTLTGLTPATAYTFAVYARDAAGNRSPRSGTVTVTTASGGSTAACAVGYRVTGEWSGGFQGELVLRNTGASAINGWTLRWAFAGGQRVSHLWGGTATQAGADVTVTAASYTANIPAAGSVTLGFTATRGSSNPAPTAFTLNGVACTVS, from the coding sequence ATGCTGCTCCCCCTGTTCGTCCTGGGCGCTCCGGCGCAGGCGGCGCAGACGGCACAGACGGCCTCGGCGGCCCCCGCCGGATTCCGGGTCGAGAACGGTCGGCTGCTGGAGCGGTCGGGGAACGACTTCGTGATGCGGGGCGTCAACCACGCCCACACCTGGTACCCGAACCAGATCGGCGCGCTGGCCCACATCAAGGCCAAGGGCGCGAACACGGTGCGCGTGGTGCTCGCCAGCGGTGACCGCTGGGCCCGCAACGACACCGCCGACGTGGCGAACGTCGTGGCGCAGTGCAAGCGCAACCGGCTCATCTGTGTCCTGGAGGTGCACGACACCACGGGCTACGGCGAGCAGAGCGGGGCGGTCACGCTCGCGCGGGCCGCCGACTACTGGATCGGGGTGCAGAGCGCGCTCACCGGCCAGGAGGATCACGTCATCGTCAACATCGGCAACGAGCCGTACGGCAACAACAACTACGCGGGCTGGACGGCCGACACCAAGGCGGCGATCCAGAAGCTGCGCGCCGCCGGATTCCGCCACACCCTCATGGTCGACGCCCCCAACTGGGGCCAGGACTGGGCGTTCACGATGCGCGACAACGCGGCGTCGGTCTTCGCCGCCGACCCGGACGCCAACACGGTCTTCTCCATCCACATGTACGGCGTCTTCGACACGGCAGCCGAGGTGAGTGACTACCTCAACCGGTTCGTCGCCGCGAAACTCCCGCTCGTGATCGGCGAGTTCGGGCACGACCACTCCGACGGCAATCCGGACGAGGACGCCATCCTCGCCACCGCGCAGCGCCTCGGCCTCGGCTACCTCGGCTGGTCCTGGAGCGGCAACGGCGGTGGCGTCGAGTACCTGGACATGGTCACGGGCTTCGACCCGAACCAGCTGACCGCCTGGGGCCGGCGCCTCTTCAACGGCGCGAACGGCATCGCCGCCACGTCGAAGGAGGCCGCGATCTACTCGGCCTCCGGCGGCGACACCACTCCCCCGACCGCGCCCGGCACCCCGACCGCCTCCGGGGTGACCTCCACCTCCGCGACCCTGACCTGGGCCGCCGCCACCGACGCGACCGGTGTCACCGGTTACGACGTGGTCCGCGTCAACGGCACGGCCGAGTCCGCCGCGACGACCACGACGGGCACCTCCACCACGCTCACCGGCCTGACTCCCGCGACCGCGTACACCTTCGCCGTCTACGCCCGTGACGCGGCCGGCAACCGCTCGCCGCGCTCGGGCACGGTGACCGTCACGACGGCCTCCGGCGGTTCCACGGCGGCCTGCGCCGTCGGCTACCGGGTGACTGGCGAGTGGTCCGGCGGTTTCCAGGGCGAACTCGTCCTCCGCAACACCGGCGCCTCGGCGATCAACGGCTGGACCCTCCGCTGGGCCTTCGCCGGCGGTCAGCGCGTCTCCCACCTGTGGGGCGGTACGGCGACCCAGGCCGGCGCGGACGTGACGGTCACGGCGGCCTCGTACACCGCGAACATCCCGGCGGCGGGCTCGGTGACCCTCGGTTTCACGGCGACCCGCGGTTCCTCCAACCCGGCACCGACCGCGTTCACACTCAACGGGGTTGCCTGCACAGTGAGTTGA
- a CDS encoding MFS transporter → MALFVIASCQLMVVLDITIVNIALPDIQRSLDFSTTSLAWVVNAYTLTFGGLLLLGGRAGDILGRRRVFIFGVLLFVLASLLGGLAQNEAQLLAARALQGVGGAIASPTSLALISTTFREGPERNRAFGVFAAVSAGGGAIGLLAGGILVEWLNWRWVLFVNVPIGLLIALATPRWIKESERHPGHFDITGALTSTLGMVLLVYGFIRAAQEGWRDGLTLASFAGAVVLLVVFVLVERRSRQPITPLHMFADRNRAGTYGIMLCLAAAIFGMFFFLTLFTQNVLDFSPLATGFAFLPVSAVIAVGAGLTSRFLPVYGPKPFMVVGAILAAAGLGWLTLTDVHSTYAGSVLGPMLVFSLGMGMEFVALTLMALSDVTPAETGAASGLLNATQQVGGSLGLSILVTMYGTASANEEENQRSDFESRATPAEQLEFERTGQLPPPWSDEVLTAGVSAAFVMAAIFTVIAALIAVLAIQVRPSDLERLKGGAGPGVPPG, encoded by the coding sequence ATGGCGCTGTTCGTCATCGCCTCGTGTCAGTTGATGGTGGTGCTGGACATCACCATCGTGAACATCGCGCTCCCGGACATCCAGCGGTCGCTGGACTTCTCCACGACGAGCCTGGCGTGGGTGGTCAACGCCTACACGCTCACCTTCGGCGGCCTGTTGCTGCTCGGCGGACGAGCCGGCGACATCCTCGGCCGGCGGCGGGTGTTCATCTTCGGTGTGCTGCTGTTCGTGCTGGCCTCCCTGCTCGGCGGTCTCGCCCAGAACGAGGCCCAACTCCTCGCCGCCCGCGCCCTCCAGGGCGTCGGCGGCGCCATCGCGTCCCCGACCTCGCTGGCGCTGATCAGTACGACGTTCCGTGAAGGCCCCGAACGCAACCGGGCGTTCGGGGTGTTCGCGGCCGTCTCGGCGGGCGGCGGCGCGATCGGGCTGCTCGCGGGCGGCATCCTCGTGGAGTGGCTGAACTGGCGGTGGGTGCTGTTCGTCAACGTGCCCATCGGACTGCTGATCGCGCTCGCGACGCCCCGCTGGATCAAGGAGTCCGAACGCCACCCCGGCCACTTCGACATCACCGGCGCCCTGACCTCGACCCTGGGCATGGTGCTCCTGGTGTACGGCTTCATCCGGGCCGCGCAGGAGGGCTGGCGGGACGGGCTGACGCTGGCGTCGTTCGCCGGCGCCGTCGTGCTGCTCGTGGTGTTCGTGCTGGTGGAACGGCGGTCCCGGCAACCGATCACCCCGCTGCACATGTTCGCCGACCGCAATCGCGCCGGCACCTACGGGATCATGCTGTGCCTGGCCGCCGCGATCTTCGGCATGTTCTTCTTCCTGACGCTCTTCACTCAGAACGTCCTCGACTTCAGCCCGCTGGCCACGGGCTTCGCGTTCCTGCCGGTCAGCGCCGTCATCGCGGTCGGTGCCGGACTGACCTCGCGGTTCCTGCCGGTGTACGGGCCCAAGCCGTTCATGGTGGTGGGCGCGATCCTCGCGGCGGCGGGCCTGGGCTGGCTGACCCTGACCGACGTCCACTCCACCTACGCCGGCAGCGTGCTCGGCCCGATGCTCGTCTTCAGCCTGGGCATGGGCATGGAGTTCGTGGCGCTGACCCTGATGGCGCTCTCCGACGTCACCCCCGCGGAGACCGGCGCCGCCTCCGGGCTCCTCAACGCCACCCAGCAGGTCGGCGGTTCCCTGGGTCTCTCCATCCTCGTGACGATGTACGGCACGGCCAGCGCCAACGAGGAGGAGAATCAACGCTCGGACTTCGAGTCCAGGGCAACCCCGGCCGAGCAACTGGAGTTCGAGCGGACCGGGCAGCTGCCGCCGCCCTGGTCCGACGAGGTGCTCACCGCAGGGGTCTCGGCCGCCTTCGTCATGGCCGCCATCTTCACCGTGATCGCGGCCCTGATCGCCGTCCTCGCCATCCAGGTCCGGCCCTCCGACCTGGAGCGGCTCAAGGGCGGGGCGGGCCCCGGCGTGCCACCCGGCTGA
- a CDS encoding AAA family ATPase — MPTRTPFALPADAEPISQLDVAADLLTMLRSTTTEPRPDIQLEALTLAVAADLPVLLWGEPGIGKTAALTQLAASLDLPLTTVIASVHEPSDFSGLPIVGDDPAEQGVPMAPPDWAVRLVRAGRGLLFLDELSTAPPAVQAALLRLVLERRIGALQLPPDVRIVAAANPRSSAADGWELSPPLANRFVHLQWTHDHEVVVRGLGGTWPRATLPLLAPERLAEAVDFARRAVCTLLAARPKLVHQLPNSESRRGGPWPSPRSWEMTLRLIAFATAAGVSRDVLSLLVRGTVGDGPGLELLAALDRLDLPDPEVLLADPMAEELPQRGDLRQAVLDGVVAAVRSRPDKARWEAAWAVLVRALETGAPDLVVVPATTLASLRRDDWDVPTEIENLAGVVLLSRRADEAAARAKTATKARR, encoded by the coding sequence ATGCCCACACGCACTCCTTTCGCCCTGCCCGCCGACGCCGAACCGATCTCCCAACTGGACGTAGCCGCAGACCTGTTGACCATGCTGCGGTCCACGACCACCGAACCGCGCCCCGACATCCAGCTGGAGGCGCTCACCCTGGCCGTCGCCGCGGATCTGCCCGTACTGCTGTGGGGAGAGCCGGGGATCGGCAAGACCGCGGCGCTGACCCAGCTCGCGGCCTCCCTGGATCTTCCGCTGACGACCGTGATCGCCAGCGTGCACGAGCCGTCCGACTTCTCGGGCCTGCCGATCGTGGGGGACGACCCGGCCGAGCAGGGTGTCCCGATGGCTCCGCCGGACTGGGCGGTGCGGCTGGTACGGGCCGGCCGGGGGCTGCTGTTCCTGGACGAGCTGTCGACGGCGCCGCCCGCCGTCCAGGCGGCCCTGCTGCGGCTGGTGCTGGAGCGCAGGATCGGCGCGCTCCAACTGCCGCCCGACGTACGGATCGTGGCCGCCGCCAACCCCAGGTCCTCGGCGGCCGACGGCTGGGAGCTGAGCCCACCGCTGGCCAACCGGTTCGTGCACCTCCAGTGGACGCACGACCACGAGGTCGTCGTACGGGGGCTCGGGGGGACGTGGCCCCGGGCAACTCTGCCGCTGCTGGCACCGGAGCGGCTGGCGGAGGCGGTGGACTTCGCCCGGCGCGCGGTGTGCACGCTGCTGGCGGCCCGGCCCAAGCTCGTGCATCAGCTGCCCAACAGCGAGAGCCGACGTGGTGGTCCGTGGCCGTCGCCGCGCAGCTGGGAGATGACGCTGCGTCTGATCGCCTTCGCGACCGCCGCCGGTGTCTCGCGCGACGTGCTGTCCCTGCTGGTCAGGGGCACCGTGGGCGACGGTCCTGGGCTGGAGCTGCTGGCCGCCCTGGACCGGCTGGACCTGCCCGATCCCGAGGTGCTGCTCGCCGACCCCATGGCGGAGGAACTGCCTCAGCGCGGTGATCTGCGCCAGGCGGTGCTGGACGGGGTGGTGGCGGCGGTCCGGTCGCGGCCGGACAAGGCCCGCTGGGAGGCGGCCTGGGCGGTGCTGGTCCGGGCGCTGGAGACGGGGGCGCCGGATCTGGTGGTCGTCCCCGCCACCACCCTGGCCTCGCTGCGCCGCGACGACTGGGACGTGCCGACGGAGATCGAGAACCTCGCCGGAGTCGTCCTGCTCTCCCGACGGGCGGACGAGGCGGCGGCCCGCGCGAAGACGGCGACGAAGGCCCGCCGATGA
- a CDS encoding DUF2201 family putative metallopeptidase, with the protein MSTDTEHGTDTGTGSGTGTGTGRGTPPRNPEGALDLDKLFTARLQAARARPYLASALFALHTVETRQVPTMGVDRYWRCYVSPDFVDRTPVEELASVWVHEVSHLLRDHHGRSDRVAKERDLTGPGDRLRMNIAADCEINDDAFGDGLVTPSGAVLPSSLKLPAGQLMEEYLWEFRLGPRTRELAWLDCGSGADGLERGWELGPDGAHALSEQERDAVRFRVAQGIKGRPGSAPEGWKRWAEEAFHPPQPWRALLGAAVRSAASAPGAGEDYSYGRPSRRSAGVPGAVLPSLRRRPPHVSVIIDTSGSVSDAELGSALLEVAAISRAVGGRRDLVTVVPCDAAARIAHPLCRAEGIPLLGGGGTDLRAGFARALRGHPRPDVVVVLTDGQTPWPSSRPPCRTVVGLFPRHHDHTTWDEDDPDYVPDSPPDWARVVHIG; encoded by the coding sequence ATGAGCACGGACACCGAGCACGGCACCGACACGGGCACCGGCAGCGGCACCGGCACCGGCACCGGCCGGGGGACTCCGCCCCGGAACCCCGAGGGCGCTCTCGACCTCGACAAGCTCTTCACCGCCCGGCTCCAGGCGGCGCGGGCCCGGCCGTATCTGGCGTCGGCGCTGTTCGCGCTGCACACCGTCGAGACCCGGCAGGTGCCCACCATGGGCGTGGACCGGTACTGGCGGTGCTACGTCTCGCCGGACTTCGTGGACCGTACTCCGGTGGAGGAGCTGGCCTCGGTGTGGGTGCACGAGGTGTCGCATCTGCTGCGGGACCATCACGGGCGCAGCGACCGGGTCGCGAAGGAACGGGACCTGACCGGCCCCGGGGACCGGCTGCGGATGAACATCGCCGCCGACTGCGAGATCAACGACGACGCGTTCGGCGACGGGCTGGTCACGCCCTCGGGGGCCGTGCTGCCGTCGTCCCTGAAGCTGCCCGCGGGACAGCTGATGGAGGAGTACCTGTGGGAGTTCCGGCTCGGGCCCCGCACCAGGGAGTTGGCGTGGCTGGACTGCGGCAGCGGTGCCGACGGCCTGGAGCGGGGGTGGGAGCTGGGTCCGGACGGGGCGCACGCCCTGAGCGAGCAGGAGCGGGACGCGGTGCGGTTCCGGGTGGCCCAGGGCATCAAGGGCCGTCCGGGGTCCGCGCCCGAGGGCTGGAAGCGCTGGGCGGAGGAGGCGTTCCATCCGCCGCAGCCGTGGCGGGCGTTGCTGGGTGCGGCGGTCCGGTCGGCGGCTTCCGCGCCGGGCGCCGGTGAGGACTACAGCTACGGCCGGCCGTCGCGGCGCTCCGCCGGTGTGCCGGGCGCGGTGCTGCCGAGCCTGCGGCGGCGCCCGCCCCATGTCTCCGTGATCATCGACACCTCGGGGTCGGTCAGTGACGCGGAACTGGGCAGCGCGTTGCTGGAGGTCGCCGCGATCTCCCGGGCCGTGGGTGGGCGCCGTGACCTGGTCACCGTCGTCCCGTGCGACGCGGCGGCCCGGATCGCGCACCCGCTGTGCCGGGCGGAGGGCATCCCGCTGCTGGGCGGCGGCGGAACGGACCTGCGCGCGGGGTTCGCCAGGGCGCTCCGCGGCCACCCCCGGCCCGATGTCGTCGTGGTCCTGACCGACGGCCAGACCCCCTGGCCCAGCTCCCGGCCGCCGTGCCGGACGGTGGTCGGCCTGTTCCCCCGGCACCACGACCACACCACATGGGACGAGGACGACCCCGACTACGTACCGGACTCCCCGCCCGACTGGGCCCGCGTGGTCCACATCGGTTAG
- a CDS encoding ATP-grasp domain-containing protein codes for MAHLLVVESWVGSMSRLLPRAIREGGHEFTFLTRDLHHYLRSAPEGTSHPLLGARNVVTADTNDLDTLLPETERLHSVFGFDGVISSCDYYLPTVARIAGHLGLPGPGPQAVADACRKDATRRVLADAGVPGPRFALHEEWADIARAAREIGYPLVVKPVDLCAGMYVRRVDDESELAAAVRALGDFPLNARGQRRVPAVLLEELLTGPEVSVETVSHAGAVHVVGVTDKSIGGAPAFIETGHMFPAALTGADTEAAEQTALSALKALGLTDGVVAHTEIKLTPAGPRVVEVNPRPAGNRITELVRHVTAIDLAAAAVDVALGRAPDLRRRETGLRSAAVGFLVPETSGTLASLDGGDLADAENVLEVQLAEPGRQVKSAGSNNEYLGHVMMGDPGGLGARERVEALLGELSAGLVIR; via the coding sequence GTGGCTCATCTGTTGGTGGTCGAGAGCTGGGTCGGATCGATGAGCAGGCTGCTCCCACGGGCCATCCGGGAGGGCGGTCACGAGTTCACGTTCCTCACCCGCGACCTGCACCACTACCTGCGCTCGGCCCCCGAGGGCACGTCCCATCCGCTGCTGGGCGCGCGGAACGTGGTCACGGCCGACACCAACGACCTCGACACCCTGCTGCCGGAGACCGAGCGCCTGCACTCGGTGTTCGGCTTCGACGGGGTGATCTCGTCCTGCGACTACTACCTGCCGACCGTGGCCCGGATCGCCGGGCACCTCGGACTCCCCGGGCCCGGTCCGCAGGCCGTCGCGGACGCCTGCCGCAAGGACGCCACCCGCCGCGTCCTCGCCGACGCCGGCGTGCCCGGCCCCCGCTTCGCCCTGCACGAGGAGTGGGCCGACATCGCCCGCGCGGCACGGGAGATCGGCTACCCCCTGGTTGTCAAACCCGTCGACCTGTGCGCGGGCATGTATGTGCGGAGGGTGGACGACGAAAGCGAACTCGCCGCCGCCGTAAGGGCGTTGGGCGACTTCCCGCTGAACGCGCGCGGGCAGCGCCGGGTGCCCGCCGTCCTCCTCGAAGAGCTGCTGACCGGACCCGAGGTGAGCGTCGAGACCGTGTCCCACGCGGGAGCGGTGCACGTCGTGGGGGTGACCGACAAGAGCATCGGCGGGGCGCCCGCGTTCATCGAGACCGGGCACATGTTCCCCGCGGCGCTGACGGGCGCCGACACCGAGGCGGCCGAACAGACCGCGCTGAGCGCGCTCAAGGCGCTCGGGCTGACCGACGGCGTCGTCGCCCACACCGAGATCAAACTGACCCCGGCCGGTCCGCGTGTGGTCGAGGTGAACCCCCGGCCCGCCGGGAACCGCATCACCGAACTGGTCCGCCACGTCACCGCCATCGACCTCGCCGCGGCCGCCGTGGACGTCGCCCTCGGCCGCGCACCCGATCTGCGCCGGCGGGAGACCGGCCTGCGCAGCGCGGCCGTCGGGTTCCTCGTGCCGGAGACCTCGGGGACCCTCGCGTCGCTGGACGGCGGTGACCTCGCCGACGCCGAGAACGTGCTGGAGGTGCAGCTCGCCGAGCCGGGTCGGCAGGTCAAGTCGGCCGGCAGCAACAACGAGTACCTCGGCCACGTCATGATGGGCGACCCCGGCGGGCTGGGCGCGCGCGAGCGGGTCGAGGCGCTGTTGGGCGAGTTGAGCGCCGGGCTGGTGATCCGGTGA